CTGCCAATGCCTGGAAATGACAGTCCGTTCCTCGCAATAGGTGCGCAACTTTGGTACTCGCACGAGGCAAACATGTAGCTGGGAGACGCCCCCATTGGAAGCTGGTTTACTGAGGTCCCTTGGTCGACAGCAACGCTGCAGCTGTAGAGAAGCTGATCGACGTTACTCTGATCCGAGTAAGCTGTGGCGGAAGCCTTGTCCTCGGAGTCCTGCCCCAGCCTGCAGGAAGACTGCGGCATTAGCTGATGCATGGGGTCTTGCGCCGCGTACGGCTGCATGGAAACTCGTTGCTCGTTCTGCATTGATGGCCACTGTGGGACTTGTTGCTGTGTTGCATTTACAAAGTGCCTCTCCTGCTGCCCATTTACCCCCAAGTACTCGGGCCTCTGTTGCAAGGACTGTTGCAGATCCCTTTGTAGCGTCTGTATGGGTGAGATGTTCCCCATGTGCTTTTGCTGCATGGTGACTGGCACTCCAGAACTCATCTTCTGTGCAGCAGACCTGCACAGCTTTTGAGGACTGTATGAAATGGGGCTTGGTGTGTCAGATGCCAAGGGGCAGCCCAAGTTCATTCCGAGAAAGTTTTGTGGGAAAGGTCCCAGTGGAATCCGGTTTCCTGGCTGGGCATTATTGTGCTGGTTGGGTGCACATGCGTTTGGAGGTCCGAATAATGTTACGTTGTGTGGCTGAGAAACTATTGCCTTCTGAGGGGTCGGCAACACTGGGGTCTGACAGGCAGGCATCTGTGGGTTCTGTGGACAAGACATTATTGAGGTTTGACAGGCAGGTATCAATGTGTTCTGTGGGATGGGGACAACTGGATTCTGGGCTCCAGCCATCACTAGATTCTGGGCACCAGCCATCACTGGGTTCTGGGCACCAGCCATCACTGGGTTCTGGCCACCAGCCATCACTGGGTTCTGGCCACCAATCATCACTGGGTTCTGGCCACCAATCATCACTGGGTTCTGGGCTCCAGCCATCACTGGGTTCTGGGCTCCAGCCATCACTGGGTTCTGGGCTCCAGCCATCACTGGGTTCTGGGCTCCAGCCATCACTGAACTTTGACAGCCCGACATTGCTGGGTTTTGCATATTAAATCCAAAGGGCTTTTGCTCCATGGATCCAAATGGGTTTTGTTGAGCTGGCTCGATTAAGTTTCCTTCTGTGCAGTCCAGACCCACGTGCGGAAATTCATTAGCTTTTGAGCTATCTTTTGACAGCATGTCCTGTACGCAGGACAGTATAAAACCTGTGGTGAAGATCTCATTCAGATCATCTGTGATGGGAGGACTGCTGTCCATTTTCATTAACGCCTCTTCCCATTGCTCCAGCTCTGCTGGCTCCACATCCACATCCAGGTTTTGCAGAGTATTGCACAGGTCATTTTCATCAGCATTCTTATCGGACAGAATATCCATAATTGCTGCCAGTGGATCACCCTGGACTGGGAGTGTCTCTTGCTGTTTGGAAGAATTCTTGCCACCACTGACCAACTGGCGGAAGTCCCCAGGCACACTCAGAACGGCAAAGTCGTCTGTATAGACACTGTCTAGGTTAAACTGCGATTCATGGTGCGAGACGTACGCAGATATATTCTGAGTCATCAAGGCACCCAGAAGCGAACCAGGATCAATTCCATTTTTCTGCTCCAGACTGTTCTCCCCATTGGAAGGCTTCTTAAccttgaaacttttcccctttgccAGGGATGGATCCAAATGGAACAAATTGTTCTCATACAGAACAGCCTCTCCTGTGGCGAAACTGAAATGAAGCCCCGAGGATCTTTTACGAAGGTGCTCCTCGCCCTCTTCGTTCCTGAGGATAAAGATGAGGAAAATTACTTGCACTTCACATTAACCCTACTTATGCATGGTGCCACGGCCAAGATTCAATGTATCCCAGTGGAGTGACCATTCCCCTACTTACACTAGGAGTGGTTGGGTTGCCTAGGCTCACCATTCTATAGGACAATGTTCGATCTTCTGCTATAAACCTACCATATGGTCATAACCCCATGTCCTCAGTTTAAAAAGCTATCCATGCCACTTGTGCATCAACTGACCATGCAGAATCCTGTCTTTGAGAATTAAAACGATTATCCCCAGCCCaaatgaagaaacttcttctcatctcagtcctaactggCCGACCtgttatcctgagactatgacccctggtgctgtcagGGGAAGAGGGAGCTTCCTGCAACTGGCTTGGCTGTTCCTCTCACTGTTGGGTCTTAAGCAGAGGTTGCCTGGGAAACCTGGCAACGCTAGGTCAATTGTCAGACCACAGAGCCTGCAGTAATCTAGGGCAGGCCATACATGTAAGCAACCAACCATTTTCCAGCATCCCTTACCAGTGATAATCCAACAACCAGGAACATTGCTCCTGATTCTGGTCCATCAGAGCCAGCACCCTCAGATCACTCTGTCAGAAGAAATGCAGAATGCATTAGGGCTTGCCAAGATTGacccatcaatcacccattacCCAGCAGTTAAACCATCAGCAAAGAGCTGGGTTGCATCTTATCTTGGATGCAAAGGTTTTCAAGCTTTACTTGACAAGGGATAAAAGCAAAGAAAGCAAAAAGAATTGTTAAAGTCACCTTGGATGTAATTCCTCAATTTATAAACAAAATCTTGCTGCACTGCCTTTGACTCTTTGAGGTACTTGTCTTCAATTTACAAAGCATATTTTGCTATAATGTATAATGCATCACACTCCGTGCATTGTAATACATTGTATCAAAATACTTAGTTCATTTCACCCAACTTTCTCGATTTGCAAAATTCCACTTAACGAAATGTTTCTCAGGAATGCATCCCTTTAATAAACTGAGGAAAGGCTATGAAGAAGACTAACTCCTTTTAACACCAGCATTCCTAGGATGAAGACAGACCTCGGAGTACAGATGGTTTAGCTGTCGGGAGGATGAACAGCAACTACTGGAGCAGCAAGTCTGGGATTGCTGAGGTGAATGGTCTGACTCTGTGCCACGCCAAGCTAACGCAAACGTCTTGTGGAGTGCATGCCATGCGCCGTGAGTCCCCTGAGGGCATTGCGTGCAAGCAAATCAAAGCAAAGTGCACTTACGTGAGGGCTCTCTGCTTGCAAATGATGGAGTCGGGCCTGCCACCTCTGTAGACCAACCTGGCATTGGCCTGGACCCAAACCCAACTGCTCTGTTTGGTCAGCAGCCTGAAGACTGTCATCCCACTTTCCCCAGTTTTAATCACTGAAACAGAACATAATGGGATTAGAAAGCACAAAGTAAGAAAAGGCTCTTCATCCTATTGATTTATTCCTTACAATAGATCAAATGCAATCTGTTTGACTCCCCCCAATCAATCCCAAGAAAAAGATCCACAAAACTTATccttcaatatttaaaataaaaacttacaaATTCTATTCTGCTTTCAAACAACATCATTCCGTTGTCGG
The window above is part of the Pristis pectinata isolate sPriPec2 chromosome 1, sPriPec2.1.pri, whole genome shotgun sequence genome. Proteins encoded here:
- the ahr2 gene encoding aryl hydrocarbon receptor 2 isoform X2, translating into MLSSGGIYAVKKRKKPVQKSPKPSPIDGVKSNPSKRHRDRLNCELDKLTSLLPFTEDVRARLDKLSVLRLSVGYLKAKSFFNASMKKNKASWMPDKLANFQENEQQSALENMPVFSEGELLLEALNGFILVVTAEGYVFYTSSTIQDYLGFHQSDVVHQSVFELIHTDDRPLFRRQLHWALNPAACQESNPHADTIPESNSLCPNVVAYDPLQLPPENSSFMERNFICRFRCLLDNSSGFLTLNFQGRLRFLHGQNKRAEDGTPIPPQLALFALATPLQPPSILEVRTKTLIFQTKHKLDFTPLACDTKGKFVLGYTETELCMRGTGYQFIHAADMMYCADNHVRMIKTGESGMTVFRLLTKQSSWVWVQANARLVYRGGRPDSIICKQRALTNEEGEEHLRKRSSGLHFSFATGEAVLYENNLFHLDPSLAKGKSFKVKKPSNGENSLEQKNGIDPGSLLGALMTQNISAYVSHHESQFNLDSVYTDDFAVLSVPGDFRQLVSGGKNSSKQQETLPVQGDPLAAIMDILSDKNADENDLCNTLQNLDVDVEPAELEQWEEALMKMDSSPPITDDLNEIFTTGFILSCVQDMLSKDSSKANEFPHVGLDCTEGNLIEPAQQNPFGSMEQKPFGFNMQNPAMSGCQSSVMAGAQNPVMAGAQNPVMAGAQNPVMAGAQNPVMIGGQNPVMIGGQNPVMAGGQNPVMAGAQNPVMAGAQNLVMAGAQNPVVPIPQNTLIPACQTSIMSCPQNPQMPACQTPVLPTPQKAIVSQPHNVTLFGPPNACAPNQHNNAQPGNRIPLGPFPQNFLGMNLGCPLASDTPSPISYSPQKLCRSAAQKMSSGVPVTMQQKHMGNISPIQTLQRDLQQSLQQRPEYLGVNGQQERHFVNATQQQVPQWPSMQNEQRVSMQPYAAQDPMHQLMPQSSCRLGQDSEDKASATAYSDQSNVDQLLYSCSVAVDQGTSVNQLPMGASPSYMFASCEYQSCAPIARNGLSFPGIGSTAPIPAYSKIKISPNHSPLRPTCYYENEPANSIVGSSVMSNGELNTYQSSCQFEPNFTHLSENSICEIPTGHVPWNYNNQFKGEALN
- the ahr2 gene encoding aryl hydrocarbon receptor 2 isoform X1 — its product is MLSSGGIYAVKKRKKPVQKSPKPSPIDGVKSNPSKRHRDRLNCELDKLTSLLPFTEDVRARLDKLSVLRLSVGYLKAKSFFNASMKKNKASWMPDKLANFQENEQQSALENMPVFSEGELLLEALNGFILVVTAEGYVFYTSSTIQDYLGFHQSDVVHQSVFELIHTDDRPLFRRQLHWALNPAACQESNPHADTIPESNSLCPNVVAYDPLQLPPENSSFMERNFICRFRCLLDNSSGFLTLNFQGRLRFLHGQNKRAEDGTPIPPQLALFALATPLQPPSILEVRTKTLIFQTKHKLDFTPLACDTKGKFVLGYTETELCMRGTGYQFIHAADMMYCADNHVRMIKTGESGMTVFRLLTKQSSWVWVQANARLVYRGGRPDSIICKQRALTNEEGEEHLRKRSSGLHFSFATGEAVLYENNLFHLDPSLAKGKSFKVKKPSNGENSLEQKNGIDPGSLLGALMTQNISAYVSHHESQFNLDSVYTDDFAVLSVPGDFRQLVSGGKNSSKQQETLPVQGDPLAAIMDILSDKNADENDLCNTLQNLDVDVEPAELEQWEEALMKMDSSPPITDDLNEIFTTGFILSCVQDMLSKDSSKANEFPHVGLDCTEGNLIEPAQQNPFGSMEQKPFGFNMQNPAMSGCQSSVMAGAQNPVMAGAQNPVMAGAQNPVMAGAQNPVMIGGQNPVMIGGQNPVMAGGQNPVMAGAQNPVMAGAQNLVMAGAQNPVVPIPQNTLIPACQTSIMSCPQNPQMPACQTPVLPTPQKAIVSQPHNVTLFGPPNACAPNQHNNAQPGNRIPLGPFPQNFLGMNLGCPLASDTPSPISYSPQKLCRSAAQKMSSGVPVTMQQKHMGNISPIQTLQRDLQQSLQQRPEYLGVNGQQERHFVNATQQQVPQWPSMQNEQRVSMQPYAAQDPMHQLMPQSSCRLGQDSEDKASATAYSDQSNVDQLLYSCSVAVDQGTSVNQLPMGASPSYMFASCEYQSCAPIARNGLSFPGIGSTAPIPAYSKIKISPNHSPLRPTCYYENEPANSIVGSSVMSNGELNTYQSSCQFEPNFTHLSENSICEIPTGHVPWNYNNQFKQGEALN